A window of the Lysinibacillus irui genome harbors these coding sequences:
- a CDS encoding nicotinate phosphoribosyltransferase yields the protein MKYADDSFMLHTDLYQINMVQAYWQDGVQQRKAVFELYFRKLPFGNGYAVFAGLKKVIDFINNFRFSQSDIQYLREEGKYPEDFLQYLQELKFTGSIKGMKEGELVFANEPILRIEAPLAEAQLIETPLLNIVNYQTLIATKASRIKQVTGEDIVMEFGTRRAHEFDAAIWGTRAAYIGGFSATSNVRAGKLFGIPVSGTHAHAMIQTYRDEYTAFKKYAAAHKDCVFLVDTYDTLRSGVPNAIRVAKELGDQINFVGIRLDSGDLAYLSKEARKMLDEAGFTEAKIMASNDLDEYTIMHLKSQGARIDAWGIGTKLITAYDQAALGGVYKLVSIEDERGEMVDTIKISANPEKVTTPGRKRVYRIINNENGHAEGDYIALDEENIEQEERLKMFHPIHTYISKFVTNFSAKELHESIVEKGKVIYEEPTLQEIQAYAKENLRLLWCEYKRTMNPEEYPVDLSQACWDNKMASIQTIKEKISQGNSRR from the coding sequence ATGAAATATGCAGACGATAGCTTCATGTTACACACAGATTTATATCAAATTAATATGGTTCAAGCTTATTGGCAAGATGGTGTTCAACAACGAAAAGCTGTTTTTGAGCTATATTTTAGAAAACTTCCATTTGGCAATGGCTATGCGGTATTTGCTGGTTTGAAAAAAGTGATCGATTTTATTAATAACTTTAGATTTTCCCAAAGTGATATTCAATATTTACGAGAAGAGGGGAAATATCCAGAGGATTTTCTTCAATATCTGCAGGAGCTTAAGTTTACAGGAAGCATAAAGGGAATGAAAGAGGGTGAACTTGTCTTCGCCAATGAACCTATCCTGCGAATTGAAGCACCATTGGCAGAGGCCCAATTAATCGAAACCCCTTTGTTAAATATTGTGAACTACCAAACGCTCATCGCCACAAAGGCTTCACGTATCAAGCAAGTGACAGGTGAGGATATTGTTATGGAGTTCGGCACTCGACGTGCACATGAATTTGATGCTGCAATTTGGGGTACTCGGGCTGCTTATATAGGTGGATTTTCTGCAACAAGTAATGTGAGAGCGGGGAAATTGTTCGGTATTCCTGTGTCAGGAACTCATGCCCATGCAATGATTCAAACCTATCGAGATGAGTATACTGCTTTTAAAAAATATGCAGCAGCTCATAAAGACTGCGTTTTCTTAGTAGATACTTATGACACGCTACGTTCAGGCGTTCCTAATGCTATTCGTGTGGCAAAGGAGCTTGGAGATCAGATTAATTTTGTTGGTATTCGTTTAGACAGTGGCGATTTAGCCTACCTTTCAAAAGAGGCAAGAAAAATGCTAGATGAAGCAGGGTTTACAGAAGCTAAAATTATGGCTTCGAATGATTTGGACGAATATACAATCATGCATTTAAAATCGCAAGGTGCGCGAATCGATGCATGGGGCATCGGAACAAAGCTAATTACAGCCTACGATCAAGCTGCTCTTGGTGGAGTATACAAATTGGTTTCTATTGAAGATGAGAGGGGAGAAATGGTTGACACCATTAAAATTTCAGCAAATCCTGAGAAAGTAACTACACCAGGGCGTAAACGTGTTTACCGTATTATTAATAATGAGAATGGTCATGCTGAAGGGGACTATATTGCATTAGATGAAGAAAACATAGAACAAGAAGAAAGATTAAAAATGTTCCACCCTATTCATACGTATATTAGTAAATTTGTTACGAATTTTTCAGCAAAAGAGTTACATGAAAGTATTGTCGAAAAGGGAAAAGTGATTTATGAGGAGCCGACTCTTCAAGAAATTCAAGCATATGCGAAGGAAAATTTACGTTTGCTCTGGTGTGAGTACAAACGAACAATGAATCCAGAAGAGTATCCAGTCGATTTAAGTCAAGCTTGCTGGGACAATAAAATGGCAAGCATACAGACAATTAAAGAAAAAATCTCACAAGGAAACAGCAGGAGGTAG
- the nadD gene encoding nicotinate-nucleotide adenylyltransferase, with protein MARIGIYGSSFDPITNVHLWTASTVAHRCKLDKVIFLPCSNKRKDKTIKTADIHRWNMLQLAIAKDDRFIADSYEMDQEGWNIYTYDTMKYFREKHPDDEVHFIMGADLLVDIGAGLWKKGDALVAENKFIVMARHGIDMLSTISRSPILRNHDDGRFHLIDKGLAMEISSTYIREEFAMRGEPRYLLPNACYDYIKEHHLYQK; from the coding sequence ATGGCGAGGATAGGTATTTATGGTTCATCTTTTGACCCTATTACCAATGTTCATCTTTGGACAGCAAGTACGGTCGCACACCGCTGTAAATTAGATAAAGTTATCTTTTTGCCATGCTCAAATAAACGCAAAGATAAAACGATAAAAACCGCTGATATTCATCGTTGGAATATGCTACAGCTCGCTATTGCTAAGGACGATCGTTTTATTGCAGATTCCTATGAGATGGACCAAGAAGGCTGGAACATCTACACATATGACACGATGAAATACTTTAGAGAAAAACATCCAGATGATGAAGTCCATTTTATCATGGGGGCTGATTTATTAGTGGATATTGGTGCAGGGCTGTGGAAAAAAGGCGACGCATTAGTAGCAGAAAATAAATTTATTGTAATGGCAAGACATGGAATTGATATGCTGTCCACGATTAGTCGTTCTCCTATATTAAGGAATCATGATGATGGTAGATTCCATCTAATCGATAAAGGGCTAGCGATGGAAATTAGTTCTACCTATATTCGAGAAGAATTTGCTATGCGGGGAGAACCAAGATACCTCTTGCCTAATGCATGTTACGACTATATTAAAGAACATCATCTTTATCAAAAATAG
- a CDS encoding SLC13 family permease, with amino-acid sequence MDVQLTLTFLILGVTIFAFVTNKVRADLVAIVSLLAFVITNILTPAEALAGFSNSVVLMIAGLFVVGAGILRTGLAGMAGQLLLKWSGNSELKLFVLLLIIVGSVGAFMSNTGTVALMMPIVVSIAISMKVSPSKFLLPLSYVASLSGLMTLIASPTNLIVSQLLVDRGYHKLGFFEVTPIGIIGMIAGITYLVLVRNILLPKDRNRTQTNEGYKLSPKKIIKQYDLNNRLFKISVPDESPIIETSLAELKLPATYMLCMMKIHRKSQEGINLLPMTYQEMAGPTSVIHAKDELYVQGEEEDIRRFVEDYQLEMQGLVEGEADELVSKHLGIAEVLLTPNSSFINETVSSLGFREKYNLNIIGINRRGGYKLQDMVSHKLKFGDAILVQGAWDEILLLARETQDVVVVGQPKEHASVAAATGKAGIAGIIMLFMIFLMAFEIFPAVISVMIGAVLMILTGCLRNMEDAYSNMNFESIVLVAAMLPMATALEKTGGMAILSDGIINALGDFGPYGVLIGVYILTAVFGQFISNTATAVLFAPIAMSAAIAMDVSPTTFMIAVAVAASMAFATPIASPTNALVMTAGGYKFMDFVRIGVPLQIVMFIVMMVAIPFFFPF; translated from the coding sequence ATGGATGTGCAACTTACATTAACATTTCTTATTTTAGGAGTAACGATTTTCGCATTTGTGACCAATAAAGTACGGGCAGATCTTGTAGCAATTGTGTCACTTCTAGCATTTGTCATTACGAATATTTTAACGCCGGCCGAGGCATTAGCTGGTTTTTCTAACTCTGTCGTTTTAATGATTGCAGGGTTATTTGTCGTGGGTGCAGGAATTTTACGGACAGGACTTGCAGGAATGGCAGGGCAACTTTTACTTAAGTGGTCTGGTAATAGTGAGCTAAAACTATTTGTGTTACTGCTTATTATTGTAGGATCAGTCGGTGCCTTTATGAGTAATACCGGTACTGTAGCACTAATGATGCCGATAGTCGTGAGTATAGCAATTAGTATGAAAGTCAGCCCTTCTAAATTTCTTCTACCACTTTCATATGTAGCAAGTCTTTCTGGGCTGATGACTTTGATTGCATCACCAACAAATTTAATCGTTAGTCAGTTATTGGTCGACCGAGGCTATCATAAACTTGGCTTTTTTGAAGTGACCCCTATTGGTATTATCGGGATGATTGCGGGGATAACTTACTTAGTACTTGTGCGTAATATTTTGTTACCAAAGGATCGTAATCGAACTCAGACAAATGAGGGGTATAAACTTTCACCTAAGAAAATTATTAAGCAATATGATTTAAATAATCGCCTATTTAAAATCTCTGTTCCTGATGAATCACCTATTATTGAAACATCTTTAGCAGAATTAAAACTGCCAGCTACGTATATGCTTTGTATGATGAAAATTCATCGTAAATCTCAGGAGGGCATTAACTTATTACCGATGACTTATCAAGAAATGGCTGGTCCAACAAGTGTTATACATGCAAAAGACGAGCTATATGTTCAAGGTGAAGAAGAGGATATTCGTCGGTTTGTTGAGGATTATCAGCTTGAGATGCAAGGATTAGTAGAAGGAGAAGCCGACGAACTAGTATCGAAACATCTTGGTATTGCAGAAGTATTGCTCACACCTAATTCAAGCTTTATCAATGAAACGGTCAGCTCTCTTGGATTCCGAGAAAAATATAACTTAAATATCATTGGTATTAATCGTAGAGGTGGCTATAAGCTCCAAGATATGGTTTCACATAAATTGAAATTTGGAGATGCGATATTAGTGCAAGGAGCATGGGATGAAATTCTTTTGTTAGCAAGAGAGACCCAGGATGTTGTGGTTGTCGGTCAGCCTAAGGAACATGCAAGTGTAGCAGCGGCTACAGGCAAAGCTGGTATTGCAGGTATTATTATGTTGTTCATGATTTTTTTGATGGCATTCGAAATTTTTCCTGCTGTCATCTCGGTCATGATTGGTGCTGTCCTAATGATATTGACGGGTTGTTTAAGAAACATGGAAGATGCCTATAGCAATATGAATTTTGAAAGTATCGTGCTTGTAGCTGCTATGCTGCCAATGGCGACAGCATTAGAAAAAACAGGAGGCATGGCTATTTTATCTGATGGGATCATCAATGCTCTAGGCGATTTCGGACCTTATGGTGTACTAATAGGTGTTTATATTTTAACTGCTGTATTTGGTCAATTTATTAGTAATACAGCAACTGCAGTATTGTTTGCGCCGATTGCCATGAGTGCCGCCATTGCAATGGATGTAAGTCCCACAACATTTATGATTGCAGTTGCGGTAGCCGCAAGTATGGCATTTGCTACACCAATTGCTTCCCCAACAAATGCACTAGTAATGACAGCAGGGGGCTATAAATTTATGGACTTTGTCAGAATAGGGGTTCCATTACAAATTGTTATGTTCATTGTCATGATGGTAGCCATCCCATTCTTTTTCCCATTTTAA
- a CDS encoding nitric oxide synthase oxygenase, with translation MSIQEIEQFLSQYQKEQNKSDLWLENRLQEIKSEGEYYPTTEELVFGARVAWRNSNKCIGRLFWQSLHVVDARDLLDEEDIFRKLLEHIDYATNSGKIRPTITVFASDRVRIWNHQLIRYAGYETELGVIGDSHSVAFTQVCETLGWKSERTAFDVLPLVIQVDGRAPRLFTIPAEYILEVPIRHPEEAEIEKLEMKWYAVPIISSMRFRMAGIDYQAAPFNGWYMGTEIGARNLADHDRYNMLPAIAEIFNLDTTKQASLWRDRALVELNIAVLHSFKEDGVSIVDHHTAAQQFKLFEEAELSAEREVTGNWTWLIPPLSPATTHIFHKPYVNVYHTPNYFYQKPCY, from the coding sequence ATGAGTATACAGGAGATAGAGCAATTCTTAAGTCAATATCAGAAAGAACAAAATAAATCAGATCTTTGGTTAGAGAATAGATTGCAAGAGATTAAGAGTGAAGGTGAATATTACCCCACAACAGAGGAACTAGTTTTTGGAGCACGTGTCGCATGGCGTAATAGTAACAAATGTATTGGACGCTTGTTTTGGCAGTCATTGCATGTAGTAGACGCACGAGATCTTTTAGACGAAGAGGATATTTTTCGAAAATTACTAGAGCATATCGATTATGCAACAAATAGTGGGAAAATCCGCCCTACAATAACCGTGTTTGCCTCAGATCGAGTACGGATTTGGAATCACCAACTTATCCGTTATGCGGGCTATGAAACGGAATTAGGTGTTATAGGTGATTCTCATTCTGTTGCGTTTACACAAGTATGTGAAACGCTAGGCTGGAAAAGTGAGAGAACAGCTTTTGATGTGTTACCACTTGTTATACAAGTAGATGGGCGAGCTCCAAGGCTGTTTACAATTCCAGCAGAATATATTTTAGAGGTGCCAATCCGCCATCCAGAGGAAGCTGAAATAGAAAAATTAGAGATGAAATGGTATGCTGTACCCATTATCTCGAGTATGCGTTTTCGAATGGCAGGCATTGATTACCAAGCTGCTCCTTTTAATGGTTGGTATATGGGGACAGAAATTGGAGCACGTAATTTAGCTGATCATGACCGCTATAATATGCTACCAGCTATTGCTGAGATTTTTAATCTTGATACAACCAAACAAGCTTCTCTTTGGCGTGATCGTGCATTAGTGGAGCTTAATATAGCAGTTCTCCATTCCTTTAAAGAAGATGGGGTAAGCATTGTCGATCATCATACAGCGGCTCAGCAGTTTAAATTGTTTGAGGAAGCAGAGCTATCGGCTGAACGGGAAGTTACAGGCAACTGGACATGGTTAATTCCACCGCTTTCACCTGCAACAACGCATATTTTCCATAAGCCCTATGTAAATGTCTATCATACACCAAATTATTTTTATCAAAAACCATGCTATTAA
- a CDS encoding NUDIX domain-containing protein: MKKFHTEEEVLANYDSSKYQTPDGYTADIAIFTITSEKIEEKAPPQMTLKIMLIKRAAKDAEGNQNIEGGKWALPGGFVDAVQKETAYIAARRELKEETNVEGLHVQHFGVYDEIDRDPRGWMISNAFYAIVPETYIEQRQANDDADDVQLFDIENVFSLQLAFDHRRIITDALEFIKRDMIQTTVAKNFLPQEFTLSELQRVLLTVGEDPRISNDSVFFTKAPKLPFIQKVLDEEGKPKKTKRNSFRPSQLYTFTDFEIVESIYH; this comes from the coding sequence ATGAAAAAATTTCATACTGAAGAAGAAGTGCTTGCGAATTATGATTCTTCAAAATATCAAACACCTGATGGGTATACAGCGGATATTGCTATTTTTACAATTACGTCAGAGAAAATAGAAGAAAAAGCACCTCCTCAAATGACACTGAAGATTATGTTAATTAAGCGTGCGGCAAAAGATGCTGAAGGAAACCAGAATATTGAAGGGGGAAAATGGGCACTTCCAGGAGGATTTGTAGATGCTGTTCAAAAGGAAACAGCATATATCGCTGCTAGAAGAGAATTAAAAGAAGAAACAAATGTAGAAGGTTTACATGTACAACATTTTGGTGTTTATGATGAAATCGATCGAGATCCACGTGGTTGGATGATATCGAATGCGTTTTATGCAATTGTTCCTGAGACATATATAGAGCAACGCCAAGCTAATGATGATGCTGATGATGTACAGTTATTTGATATAGAAAATGTATTTTCGCTACAGTTAGCTTTCGATCATCGAAGAATTATTACAGATGCGTTGGAATTTATTAAAAGGGATATGATACAAACGACAGTTGCCAAAAACTTTTTACCACAAGAGTTTACTTTATCTGAATTACAGCGGGTGCTCCTGACAGTTGGAGAAGATCCTCGAATTTCAAATGATTCAGTATTTTTTACAAAAGCACCTAAATTACCTTTTATCCAAAAAGTGTTAGATGAGGAAGGTAAACCGAAGAAAACGAAACGCAATTCATTTAGGCCTTCACAACTTTATACATTCACTGATTTTGAAATAGTGGAGTCCATCTATCATTAG
- a CDS encoding cysteine hydrolase family protein, whose protein sequence is MMKKRALINIDYTVDFVATDGALTCGEPGQLLEHTNVELTKEFIKNGDFTVFAIDVHEQGDVYHPETKLFPPHNIRNTEGRNLYGALKQLYEANKEQDCVYYMDKTRYSAFAGTDLELKLRERGITELHLIGVCTDICVLHTAVDAYNKGFDIVIHKDAVASFNQAGHEWALGHFEHTLGATII, encoded by the coding sequence ATGATGAAAAAACGTGCATTAATTAATATTGATTATACAGTGGATTTTGTAGCGACAGATGGAGCTCTTACTTGTGGAGAGCCTGGGCAGTTACTCGAACATACAAATGTTGAATTAACAAAGGAATTTATTAAGAACGGTGATTTTACAGTTTTTGCGATAGATGTTCATGAACAGGGGGATGTCTACCATCCAGAAACAAAGCTATTCCCACCACATAATATTCGAAATACAGAAGGTAGAAATTTATATGGAGCATTAAAGCAACTATATGAGGCAAATAAAGAGCAGGATTGCGTCTATTACATGGATAAAACACGCTACTCTGCTTTTGCAGGAACAGATTTAGAATTGAAATTACGTGAAAGAGGAATTACTGAGCTTCACTTAATCGGCGTTTGTACAGATATCTGTGTTCTTCATACAGCAGTAGATGCTTATAATAAAGGGTTCGATATTGTCATTCATAAAGATGCTGTTGCCTCCTTTAACCAAGCAGGACATGAGTGGGCGTTAGGGCATTTCGAGCACACGCTCGGTGCCACTATTATTTGA